The following proteins come from a genomic window of Cronobacter sakazakii:
- the pcoE gene encoding copper resistance system metallochaperone PcoE: MKKILVSFIAMMAVASSAWAAETMNMHDQVNNAQAPAHQMQSSAEKSAVQGESMKMMDMSGHDQAAMSHEMMQNGNSAAHQDMAEMHKKMMKSKPAASNETAKSFSEMNEHEKAAVVHEKANNGQSSVIHQQQAEKHRSQITQN, encoded by the coding sequence ATGAAAAAGATCCTTGTATCCTTTATTGCCATGATGGCTGTCGCTTCATCTGCCTGGGCTGCAGAGACAATGAACATGCATGACCAGGTAAATAATGCCCAGGCGCCTGCCCATCAGATGCAATCATCCGCTGAAAAAAGTGCAGTTCAGGGGGAGAGCATGAAAATGATGGATATGAGCGGTCACGATCAGGCCGCAATGTCCCATGAAATGATGCAAAACGGCAATTCTGCTGCCCATCAGGACATGGCTGAAATGCATAAAAAAATGATGAAATCCAAGCCAGCAGCTTCTAACGAAACAGCAAAATCATTTTCCGAAATGAACGAGCATGAGAAAGCCGCTGTTGTGCATGAGAAGGCGAATAATGGTCAATCTTCCGTTATTCATCAGCAGCAGGCGGAAAAGCATCGCAGCCAGATCACCCAGAATTAA
- the pcoS gene encoding copper resistance membrane spanning protein PcoS: protein MRFKISLTTRLSLIFSAVMLTVWWLSSFILISTLNGYFDNQDRDFLTGKLQLTEEFLKTETFRNKTDIKSLSEKINDAMVGHNGLFISIKNMENEKIVELYAKNSVVPAVLLNKSGDILDYMIQTEENNTVYRSISRRVAVTPEQGKSKHVIITVATDTGYHTLFMDKLSTWLFWFNIGLVFISVFLGWLTTRIGLKPLREMTSLASSMTVHSLDQRLNPDLAPPEISETMQEFNNMFDRLEGAFRKLSDFSSDIAHELRTPVSNLMMQTQFALAKERDVSHYREILFANLEELKRLSRMTSDMLFLARSEHGLLRLDKHDVDLAAELNELRELFEPLADETGKTITVEGEGVVAGDSDMLRRAFSNLLSNAIKYSPDNTCTAIHLERDSDCVNVMITNTMSGQVPANLERLFDRFYRADSSRFYNTEGAGLGLSITRSIIHAHGGELSAEQQGREIVFSVRLLMD, encoded by the coding sequence GTGAGGTTCAAAATTTCCCTGACCACACGCCTGAGCCTGATTTTTTCTGCGGTGATGCTTACGGTATGGTGGTTATCAAGTTTTATCCTGATTAGCACCCTTAATGGCTATTTCGATAATCAGGACCGCGATTTTCTGACAGGTAAACTTCAGCTCACCGAAGAGTTTCTTAAAACAGAGACGTTCAGGAACAAAACGGATATTAAGTCATTATCAGAAAAAATAAACGATGCGATGGTGGGGCACAATGGCTTATTCATTTCTATAAAAAACATGGAAAATGAAAAAATTGTTGAACTCTATGCCAAAAATTCTGTTGTTCCAGCGGTCCTGCTTAATAAGTCGGGTGATATTCTCGACTATATGATCCAGACGGAAGAAAATAACACCGTGTACCGCAGTATCTCGCGGCGGGTTGCCGTGACGCCGGAACAGGGTAAAAGCAAACATGTCATCATTACGGTTGCCACGGATACTGGGTATCACACCCTGTTTATGGACAAACTCAGTACCTGGCTGTTCTGGTTCAATATCGGTCTGGTCTTTATTTCTGTTTTTCTGGGCTGGCTGACCACACGTATTGGTCTGAAACCGCTACGGGAAATGACCAGTCTGGCTTCCTCCATGACCGTACACAGCCTGGATCAGCGTCTAAATCCCGATCTGGCTCCGCCGGAAATCTCTGAGACCATGCAGGAGTTCAATAATATGTTTGATCGCCTGGAGGGGGCATTCCGGAAACTGTCAGATTTCTCGTCTGACATCGCGCATGAGCTGCGCACACCAGTCAGTAATCTGATGATGCAGACGCAGTTTGCACTGGCTAAGGAAAGGGATGTTTCGCATTACCGCGAAATTTTATTCGCTAACCTGGAAGAACTGAAAAGGTTGTCACGAATGACCAGTGACATGCTTTTTCTGGCACGTTCAGAGCATGGTCTGCTGCGGCTGGATAAACATGATGTGGATCTGGCAGCCGAACTGAATGAATTACGTGAGTTGTTCGAGCCCCTGGCAGACGAAACAGGAAAGACAATCACGGTTGAAGGAGAGGGCGTTGTTGCCGGAGACAGCGATATGCTCCGACGTGCTTTCAGTAACCTGCTTTCCAATGCAATCAAGTATTCTCCCGATAACACCTGTACAGCGATACACCTTGAGCGTGACAGTGACTGTGTGAACGTGATGATTACGAATACGATGTCCGGCCAGGTTCCCGCTAATCTGGAACGTTTGTTTGACCGGTTCTATCGCGCAGACTCATCAAGGTTCTACAACACGGAAGGCGCGGGGCTGGGATTATCAATTACAAGGTCGATCATTCATGCTCACGGCGGCGAGCTGTCAGCAGAACAGCAGGGGCGGGAAATTGTGTTCAGTGTGCGTCTGTTAATGGATTAA